ATCCACATTGACAATATTGGAGTTGATAAAGCTGATCTCATTTTCAGTAAATCCCCTTTCGTATCTAAGATCGATGCCAAATTTTCCCAAGTTGACACCGGCGCCAAGATTGAAACCCAAGGTCAGATCATTGTCGATATCATCTATGGTGACATCGTCAAATTTACTGTTAAGGATGTATTGGAAGGATGGACCGATAAAGGCATGTAAGGGGCCAATGATCTTGGTTCCCACAAGCAAAGGCACATCCAATTTTTGAATTTTCAGGTCCCCTTCATCGTAACCGGATGTGGTACTGGTGTACACCAATTCCGGCCTGAGATAGATCCTGTTTCCCAACTTTCCATAGACCCCAACGTGGAAACCGGCGTTTCGATCAGGGTTTTCAAAGGCATTTTCTACAGAGTTAAAGTAATCACCGTTACCATTGTAGTTCAATCCGGCCTTGATTCCAAAACCCGATCCCGCTTGCGCATGCAGTCCATAGCCTACCAAAATAGCGGCTACAATCAAAAGTGTTTTTCTCATAATGTGTTTCGTTTAATGAATTATGATGAAAAGGGTATCAAAGACGATACCAAAACCTATTTTCTTTTCAACACTTTTAAAACGGCGGCTTCAATGGCTTTATTGTTGAGCCCGTACTTCTCCATGAGCTGGTCCGGGGTACCACTTTCCCCAAAGGTGTCCTGGGTGGCCACAAACTCCTGAGGTGTAGGCTGATGGAGTGCAAGGGTTCTTGCCACACTTTCACCCAGTCCCCCAAGAAAATTATGTTCCTCTGCGGTAACGATACATCCCGTTTTTCCTATGGAATCCAAAATGGCCTTTTCATCCAAGGGTTTTATGGTGTGTATGTTGATGACCTCACAGGAAATGCCCTGGTTTTCCAGATTTTCGGCCGCAAGCAATGCTTCCCAGACCAAATGTCCCGTAGCTACGATGGTCACATCCGTTCCCTCATTCAATAGTACGGCCTTGCCTATTTCAAACTCCTGGTCCACCGGGGTAAAATTGGCCACTTTGGGACGACCAAAACGGAGGTAGACCGGCCCGTGGTGTTCCGCAATGGCTATGGTCGCCGCTTTGGTTTGGTTAAAATCACAGGGATTGATCACGGTCATCCCGGGCAACATTTTCATCAATCCGATATCCTCAAGGATTTGATGGGTTGCTCCGTCCTCACCCAGGGTAACACCGGCATGGGAGGCGCAGATCTTTACATTTTTATGGGAGTAGGCAATGGACTGCCTAATTTGATCATAGACCCTACCTGTCGCAAAATTGGCGAAAGTAGTGGCGAAGGGAATTTTTCCGCCAATCGTTAAACCTGCGGCAATCCCCATCATATTGGCCTCGGCAATTCCCACTTGAAAAAAACGTTCCGGATTTTCGTCGATAAAGGTTTCGATCTTGAGCGATCCCACCAAATCGGCACATAAAGCGACCACATTTGGGTTGGTTCTTCCCAGTTCCGTCATCCCCGCACCAAAACCGCTGCGGGTATCTTTCTTTCCTTGATCTGTATATTTTGTCATTGCTATAGGTTATTCCCATTTAGGGAATGGATTTTAATTAAAGAGTTGTATTAGTAGTCGCCCAAGGTTTCCGGGTTTTGGGCCAATGCGGTTTCCAATTGTTCGTCATTTGGGGCCTTCCCGTGCCATGCATGGGTATGCATCATAAAATCTACACCATTGCCCATCATTGTGGTCATCACAATACAGACCGGTTTTCCTTTTCCGGTCCTTTGTTTCGCCTCTTTTAATCCTTCGATGACCTGCCCTAAATCGTTTCCATTTTCAATTTCAAGGACATCCCATCCAAAAGCCCTGAATTTTTCGGGAACATCCCCCAAAGGCATCACTTTTTCGGTTGGACCGTCAATTTGTTGCCCATTGCGATCTACCGTCGCAATGAGGTTATCCACTTTATGTGCTGCAGCAAACATAATGGCTTCCCAATTTTGTCCTTCCTGCAACTCCCCATCCCCATGAAGGCTGTATACCAGATGATTGTCCTTGTTCAGCTTTTTTGCCAAAGCCGCTCCCAGGGCAACGGACATTCCCTGACCCAGGGAACCACTGGCCACCCGTATCCCGGGAAGTCCCTCATGCGTGGTCGGGTGTCCCTGCAGTCTTGAGTTGATCAATCGAAAGGTGTTGAGTTCCTCCAGAGGAAAATAACCGCGCCTTGCCAGTACACTATAGAAAACCGGGGAAATGTGACCGTTGGAAAGGAAAAACACATCTTCACCATGCCCATCCATATCAAATCCTTCTTTCAGGTCCATTACTTCATTGTACAATGTCACAAAAAACTCGGTACAACCCAAAGAGCCCCCGGGATGACCGGAATTTACCTTATGGACCATCCTTAAGATGTCCCGTCTTACCTGAACCACCAGTTCTTCCAATTCAGAAATCGTTGCCATGTATTATTTTTATTAAGGTACCAAATGTAACCGCAATCCTATCTTTTAGCAAATGAAATCCCTTCATTTTTATTAGAGACTATCAACAGTAAACTTTATTTGTTTGTTAAGGGAGTGCTCAAGCGGAGATGGCTATATTTGCTCCTTAAATTTTTTGTTTGAAATTTAACCTTCTTCATACGGATACCCACACAAAGGCCAGGGCCGGTGAGATTCATACGGGGCACGGCACCATCCAAACCCCAATTTTTATGCCGGTGGGTACGGTGGCCTCGGTCAAAGGGGTCCACCAAAGGGAACTAAAAGAGGATATCGCACCGGATATCATCCTTGGAAATACCTATCACCTGTACCTAAGGCCCGGCATAGAGATTATGGAGAAAGCGGGAGGGCTGCACCAATTCATGGGTTGGGATGGGAATATATTGACGGACAGTGGAGGATATCAGGTATATTCCTTATCGGGAAATCGCAAAATAAAGGAGGAAGGGGTAAATTTCAAATCCCATATTGACGGTTCCAGCCATTTTTTTTCGCCGGAACGGGTAATGGAAATCCAGCGCTCCATAGGAGCGGATATTATTATGACCTTTGATGAGTGTACCCCTTATCCCTGTGACT
The sequence above is a segment of the Muricauda sp. SCSIO 64092 genome. Coding sequences within it:
- a CDS encoding transketolase family protein is translated as MTKYTDQGKKDTRSGFGAGMTELGRTNPNVVALCADLVGSLKIETFIDENPERFFQVGIAEANMMGIAAGLTIGGKIPFATTFANFATGRVYDQIRQSIAYSHKNVKICASHAGVTLGEDGATHQILEDIGLMKMLPGMTVINPCDFNQTKAATIAIAEHHGPVYLRFGRPKVANFTPVDQEFEIGKAVLLNEGTDVTIVATGHLVWEALLAAENLENQGISCEVINIHTIKPLDEKAILDSIGKTGCIVTAEEHNFLGGLGESVARTLALHQPTPQEFVATQDTFGESGTPDQLMEKYGLNNKAIEAAVLKVLKRK
- a CDS encoding transketolase is translated as MATISELEELVVQVRRDILRMVHKVNSGHPGGSLGCTEFFVTLYNEVMDLKEGFDMDGHGEDVFFLSNGHISPVFYSVLARRGYFPLEELNTFRLINSRLQGHPTTHEGLPGIRVASGSLGQGMSVALGAALAKKLNKDNHLVYSLHGDGELQEGQNWEAIMFAAAHKVDNLIATVDRNGQQIDGPTEKVMPLGDVPEKFRAFGWDVLEIENGNDLGQVIEGLKEAKQRTGKGKPVCIVMTTMMGNGVDFMMHTHAWHGKAPNDEQLETALAQNPETLGDY
- a CDS encoding outer membrane beta-barrel protein — encoded protein: MRKTLLIVAAILVGYGLHAQAGSGFGIKAGLNYNGNGDYFNSVENAFENPDRNAGFHVGVYGKLGNRIYLRPELVYTSTTSGYDEGDLKIQKLDVPLLVGTKIIGPLHAFIGPSFQYILNSKFDDVTIDDIDNDLTLGFNLGAGVNLGKFGIDLRYERGFTENEISFINSNIVNVDDRVDTRPDQLILSFSLKL